The stretch of DNA GAAGTAACTGAAGATCAGGCAGCTGAAGACACTGAAGCGACAGCAGATACAGCGGAAGGCGAAGAAGTTGCAGCAGAAGATGAAAAGACAGAAGATGAAGTAGAAGCGAAACTTGCTCAAAACATTGATGCATTAGCTGCAGCATTATCACATGTTAAAAATCCTAAAGCTCAATTAGCATTAATGAAAAATATTCAAAAGTCTTTTGCGAAATTAGACAAAAAACTTGCAAAGCTTGAAGCTAAAGCAGAAAAATTCGCAGTTGAAACTACTGATGATGATAAAGTAGTTGAGGAAGAAGCAGCAGTAGATACTGAAACTGCGGCAACAGAAGAAACCCCAGTAGAAGAAGCAACAAAGGAAACAGTAGTTGAGGAAGTAGTAACTAAAGAAACAGTAGTAGAAGAAGTAACAGAGGAATCAGCGGTAAAAGAAACAGTAACAGACGAACAAGCTGAGACTGAAGTTGCAGAAGAAACGAAAGAAACTACTGTTGTTGCTCCAGGATTAGCTAAGAAAGAAGAAGCAAAGGCTAAGGCTGCAGAAAAGCGTGCTGAAGGTCAGGCAACAGGTGCTGCTAAAAAGCAAGAAGCTCAAGAAAAGCAAGTTGATAAACAACAACAAGTAAATGAAAAGAAACAAAACGGCCAAAATAAAGGCGCTGAAAATAAGAAAGACCATGGTAAAGGAAACGAATAATACATTTCATAGACCTAGTACTCCGAGTACTAGGTTTATTTTTTTGCCTAGTAGTTTAGGAAGCAAATCTTATGCTTAAACCATAATGCAAATGGCAACGAATAATATTCGGTAACAGCCGTTTATTTACCTTATAAAATTAGATAAAATGAGTCAGTACTTTACAAATGGAACTAACAATAACCTTATCAAATTCCATAGATCTTATAAACATTCTTAATCAATTACATTTGATTACTCTTATTCAAGAAAAGGGCACTATTATGGAGTAACATATTAATTTAAACGTCTTTATTGTTATGTTTATTAAGTAAAGTGAAGTATTACATCAAAGATTAAACAACTATATTTTAACCCCGTCCTACATTTAGAGCGGGTTATGCTTGTTTGAGGTTTTAAAATCATTCCTTAATAATAAATTAAACTAAAAAACTACCTCTCTATTTAGGTAAAAAAAAAGGAGCTACCGCCATATACGGTAACTCCTCATTATTCATGTCCATCCACATATGTCAGTTGACTAAGGGATGATACCTGATATTGGTATTAGTTAGATGCTACACCATTTTTCACTTGGTTTCCATTAGCATCTGTTAGTTCAGCTTCTTTGAAATCAACTGTTACTTTATCAGTAAGTGTAATAGCGTTCGTTAATGTTACTGTTAACTTGCCATTGCTTACTTGTGGTGTAAATGCAGCATCAGTGCCATTTACTTTTACAGTGATACCTTCGAAGGACTTACCATCTCCATCAAGATCAGCTGATTGAATTGCTTCAGAGAAGCTTACTACTGCAGCGTTACTGCCGTTTACAGTTAATGCAGAGTTCACTGTAGGAGCAATGTTTTCAGTTAATGCTAATTGTGCTGTGTTTTCACCGTCAGCTAAAGTGTTTCCAAATGCATCTTTTAAGTTAGATGCAGTGAATGTGTATGTGCCGTTCACTGAAACAAAGCTTTCTGGTAATGTGATAACAACTTTATTTTTGTTATCAACGAATTTAATGTCTGTGTTTGCAGGAAGAGCTTTTCCACCAATTGTGTAGTTAGATGGAGCTAGTACAGAATCAGTCATTCCTTTTGCATCTGTGTTAGCGAATGTGATCGTAACAACGTTTTTATCTTCGCTAATAGTAGTTGTTACTACTTTAGCTGGTTGTTGTCCAGCAGCTTCAGGTCTTACAACATTAAGCGTGATCGCTTTGTCATTTTTGTTTTTGTAGCTATCTTC from Cytobacillus dafuensis encodes:
- a CDS encoding DUF5667 domain-containing protein, encoding MKIKKSLLSGAAASALLLSSLGTGAAYANEDTVETTTPVTEEAVEVDVNDEAAAEDKASEEVTTDEEVATEEEVTEENSATEEEADDTETTEETDQKQEDAPALVPGDFFYFVKIMMEKVRLAVTVDDYKEARLLADFAAERIAEANALLTEGKTDEATALLEEAIATQKEATDSLAESEEIAGKDTEATEEAADETEVTEDQAAEDTEATADTAEGEEVAAEDEKTEDEVEAKLAQNIDALAAALSHVKNPKAQLALMKNIQKSFAKLDKKLAKLEAKAEKFAVETTDDDKVVEEEAAVDTETAATEETPVEEATKETVVEEVVTKETVVEEVTEESAVKETVTDEQAETEVAEETKETTVVAPGLAKKEEAKAKAAEKRAEGQATGAAKKQEAQEKQVDKQQQVNEKKQNGQNKGAENKKDHGKGNE